One window of the Nicotiana tabacum cultivar K326 chromosome 4, ASM71507v2, whole genome shotgun sequence genome contains the following:
- the LOC142179927 gene encoding uncharacterized protein LOC142179927, giving the protein MVSAPTVIQTGPQPDIALTPPEPDVGASNAARKLTFSATSSGVKPTMAEVVKGNREQQTRLKLDYFPPVMKDGVKVVKLNPQEIADQNQKWSLPLIDYVIGNNPTFKEMLKFVYGAWSFANTPQVFLHNDGHFIFKFESEEDKASILQQGPYTFNYRPFILKQWDPEFQMNNEPTQIVPIWVMFPNLPIQFWALGNLGRIASYLGKSVCTDRLTAQEQRIAYARILVGMDIS; this is encoded by the coding sequence ATGGTGAGTGCTCCTACAGTGATACAAACGGGCCCCCAGCCGGACATTGCACTAACTCCTCCGGAGCCTGATGTAGGGGCTTCAAATGCGGCGAGAAAATTGACTTTCTCTGCCACATCTAGCGGAGTCAAGCCTACAATGGCTGAAGTAGTTAAAGGAAATAGAGAGCAACAAACGAGATTGAAGCTTGATTACTTCCCACCTGTAATGAAAGATGGAGTGAAAGTAGTTAAGCTAAATCCCCAGGAGATAGCTGACCAGAATCAGAAGTGGAGTCTACCATTAattgattatgttattggcaatAACCCTACTTTTAAGGAAATGCTGAAATTTGTCTATGGAGCCTGGAGCTTCGCCAATACACCTCAGGTATTCCTTCATAATGATGGGCACTTCATTTTCAAATTTGAGAGTGAGGAAGATAAAGCATCGATTCTCCAACAAGGACCATACACGTTCAACTATAGGCCTTTTATTCTTAAACAGTGGGATCCAGAGTTCCAAATGAACAACGAACCTACTCAAATTGTTCCTATATGGGTAATGTTCCCAAACTTGCCAATTCAATTCTGGGCCCTTGGAAATTTGGGTAGAATAGCAAGCTATCTTGGGAAATCAGTGTGTACCGATAGGTTAACTGCTCAAGAGCAAAGAATTGCTTATGCTAGGATATTGGTTGGGATGGATATATCCTAG